The following are encoded together in the Brassica napus cultivar Da-Ae chromosome A9, Da-Ae, whole genome shotgun sequence genome:
- the LOC125577968 gene encoding uncharacterized mitochondrial protein AtMg00810-like, whose product MTDLGKLHFFLGISIKYNDAGMFLQQKTYAMEILQRANMSNCNPCTTPADARAKLSDEGSPPMSDPTLYRSLAGALQYLTFTRPGISFAVQQVCLFMHAPLKSHYNALKRILRYLKGTLDHGLQLTPNTSQTLTAYSDADRAGCPSTRRSTSGYCVFHGDNLISWSSKRQQTVSRSSAEAEYRGVTEVTWIRNLLLELHCPLTTATIVYCDNVSAVYLSTNPVQHQHTNHVEIDIHFVRERIAIGHVRVLHVPSSSQYADIFTKGLHSPIFLEFKSSLRVSKDPASTEGE is encoded by the coding sequence ATGACTGATCTTGGAAAACTTCATTTCTTCCTTGGCATCTCCATCAAATACAATGACGCTGGTATGTTTTTGCAACAAAAGACGTACGCTATGGAGATCCTTCAGCGAGCAAATATGTCAAATTGTAATCCATGCACAACTCCAGCGGATGCGCGCGCTAAACTATCAGATGAAGGCAGCCCTCCAATGTCGGACCCCACCTTATATCGAAGTCTGGCTGGCGCTCTTCAATATCTCACCTTCACCAGGCCCGGCATCTCTTTTGCAGTACAACAAGTTTGTCTCTTCATGCACGCACCGCTTAAATCCCATTACAATGCCTTGAAGCGCATCCTTCGCTATCTTAAAGGAACCTTGGACCATGGCTTGCAACTTACGCCTAACACATCTCAGACTCTCACTGCCTACTCTGACGCCGACAGGGCAGGTTGCCCATCGACAAGACGCTCCACCTCTGGTTACTGCGTTTTCCATGGTGACAACTTAATCTCATGGTCTTCCAAACGTCAGCAGACCGTCTCGCGATCCAGCGCAGAAGCGGAATATAGAGGTGTCACTGAAGTCACATGGATAAGGAACCTCCTACTCGAGCTCCACTGCCCCTTGACGACTGCAACTATCGTCTACTGCGATAATGTAAGTGCCGTTTATCTCTCCACGAACCCAGTTCAACACCAACACACAAATCACGTCGAGATAGACATACATTTCGTCCGGGAACGCATCGCCATAGGACATGTTCGAGTTCTTCATGTACCATCCTCAAGCCAGTACGCAGACATCTTTACAAAGGGTCTTCATTCACCTATATTCTTGGAATTCAAATCCAGTCTACGCGTATCTAAAGACCCGGCTTCGACTGAGGGGGAGTGA